GTAAAAAGATGTCGTCGCTCATGCGCTATCCATTGCTTATGCTTTTCTTAAGTTAAGTGTATTTTAGACTCAAATTCAATGCCTTGCTTGGGATACTGATAAAAAAAGCGAGCTAAATCAGCTCGCTTTTGTGGTTTTACTGAACTTAAGCCTTAGGCTACTGAATCTAGATCTGCAGCACCTGTCTTTGGTAAGCTCGGGCGATTCTCTAACTGCTGATGATCAAAGTCGTCAACGTTAATTGCCGCTAACCTGCCTTGCTCTGTTCTGTGCATTAAGGCTGCTTCGTCGGCGTTTATAGCACCAAGCTTTATCCCTTCATCGGCTAATTTATCAAGCTGGGTAAAGGGGCGTTTTTCGCCCAGAGCTTTACACACTTTGTCGTAAAGTGCTTCGCAAGCTAATACATCTTCTAAGGTTTGCTCTAGTTCACCATACACATTACCTTCTACGCGGCTATCAAATCGCCCTTGTCCTACGCGATTACGGGTTTCGCTTGGCTCTTGTAGGATTCGAGCAAGTTTGTGGTCAAGTACATCACTTGGCGCATGGAAAGGCTTACCTAGTGGGAACATTACTAAACGCATTGCTTTACCTACCCATTTATTAGGGAAGTTAAGCAGCAATTCATCTAAGGCGTTTTGTAATTGAAACAATGAGTCTTGCATGCTCCAGTGAAGTAGCGGTAAATCTTCTTGCTTGCGGCCGTCATCGTCAAAGCGTTTTAATGTGGCCGAGCTTAAGTAAAGCTGGCTGAGCATATCGCCTAAACGAGCCGATACACGTTCTTTACGTTTTAAGTTGCCGCCTAGGGTACCCATAGCAACGTCAGATAGCAGTGCCAAGTTACTACTAAAGCGGGTTAGTTGTTTGTAGTAGGGGGCTGTTTGGTCGGAGTAAGGCGTGCTAATTAAGCTATTGCTGGTTAGGCCAAACCAAAAGCTGCGTACAAAATTGCTGGTGGCAAAACCAAGATGACTAAACAGTGCTTTATCAAATTGTTTCAAGCCTTGGCTAAAGTCTGGATGTTGAGCCGCTTCCATCTCACTAAGCACATAAGGGTGGCAGCGAATAGCCCCTTGTCCGTAAATAATCATGCTACGGGTTAAAATGTTTGCCCCTTCCACCGTAATCGCGATAGGCGCACCTTGATAAGAACGCGCGAGGAAGTTCTTAGGCCCCAAGCAAATGCCTTTACCGCCAACTACATCCATTGCGTCTATGCTGGCGCGCTGGCCACGGTGAGTGAGGTGGTATTTTACTATCGCCGAGATAACCGATGGTTTTTCGCCTAAGTCGATGGCGGTTACGGTTAAATCAGAAGCCGCCCCCATCATGTAAGCATTACCGGCCAAACGGGCTAATGGTTCTTCCACTCCCTCCATTTTACCAATGGGCAGTTTGAACTGACGACGAATGCGCGCGTAAGCACCGGTTGCTAATGCCGCGTTTTTAATTCCGCCAGTGGCGCTAGATGGCAAAGTAATACCACGGCCAACTGATAAACATTCCACCAACATGCGCCAGCCTTGGCCTGCCATAGCTTTACCACCAATGATGAATTCGATAGGAACAAACAACTCATTGGCACGGGTTGGACCGTTCATAAAAGGAACATTGAGTGGGAAGTGACGACGACCTACTTCAACACCTTCGATATCGGTTGGAATAAGTGCACAAGTAATACCCAACTCTTCTTGCTCACCAATCAATTTATCGGGATCTGACAGTTTGAAAGCAAGACCTAAAATAGTGGCTACGGGCGCTAGGGTAATGTAGCGCTTGTTCCAGGTGATTTTCATCCCCAGCACTTGTTCGCCTTGCCATTCGCCCATGCACACTACGCCAGCATCGGGAATTGATCCAGCGTCTGAGCCCGCTTCTGGACTGGTTAAGGCAAAACAAGGGATTTCTTTACCTTCTGCTAAACGAGGTAGGTAATGGTCTTGTTGCTCTTTTGTGCCGTAGTGTTGCAGTAGTTCACCAGGCCCCAGTGAGTTGGGTACGCCAACGGTACTAGAAAGCACCGCTGAGATACTGGCTAGTTTTTGGAGTACACAGGATTGAGCGTAAGCTGAAAATTCTAAGCCACCATATTTCTTCTTAATGATCATGGCGAAGAACTTGTGTTCTTTCAAAAAGTCCCAAATCTCTTCTGGTAAGTCTGCTAATTCATGGGTGATTTCCCAGTCTTTAGTCATTGCACATACTTGCTCAACCGGACCATCTAGAAAAGCTTGTTCTTCCGCACTAAGGCGTGGAGCAGGGTAGCTATGTAGTTTTTTCCAATCGGGAGCGCCGCGAAATAGCTCGCCTTCCCACCAAGTGGTACCGGCATCGATGGCTTCTTTCTCGGTACGTGACATCTCCGGCATTATTTTTTTGAAGATTTTGAACAGTGGTTTAGAGATTAGCTGTTGACGCAAAGGCTTAAAGTTCAAGCCTCCTACAATTAACAAATAGGCTAGCCAAAATAGCTCGCTAAATGGTGATACAAAACTGTAAGCAACCAGTGAGGCGGTTAGCACTAAGCTAAATGCTAGTAATGAAGCTCTAAAATAAGCGAGGCCGCCCATCAGTAATAGGCCACCAATGGCAGCAAAAAGGGGTAAGTAACTTTGCATCAATCTCTCCTTTGACTTGTAAGAGGTCTGACCTCTTTGGTGTATTTGTAACGCAGTGGTTAACAAACTTCAAGTCTTTTACAAAATATCAACATAAGTTTAGCTGTATTTTTTAGTTATCAAATTGAGATATGAGCCAAATAGAACGCTGATCCAGACTAAAAAAAACGTTATAGTGTCCAGCTAATAAGCCTTGCCCAGATAAGGGAACCTAGATGAAAAATTTGATAGTTGAAGAGTTACAGGAAGCGGTAACTGTTCTAAATGCTTTTATTGCCGATGAGAAAAACATTGACGCGATTGAACAAGCGGCTCGTTTGTTAGCCGACAGTTTTAAGCAACAAGGCAAAGTATTATCTTGTGGTAACGGGGGCTCTCATTGTGATGCCATGCATTTTGCCGAGGAATTAACCGGCCGCTATCGTGAAAACCGTCCTGCCTATCCGGCTATTGCTATTTCAGACCCTAGCCACTTGTCTTGTGTAAGTAATGATTATGGCTATGAGTATGTGTTCTCTCGTTATATTGAAGGTTTAGGTCAAGCTGGTGATGTTCTCTTTGGTATTAGTACCAGTGGTAACTCGGGTAATATCATTAAGGCGATAGAAGCGGCTAAAGCCAAAGGCATGAAAGTGATTATTTTGTCTGGCAAAGATGGTGGCAAAATGGCTGGTCAAGCCGACGTAGAGATCCGCGTGCCACACTTTGGTTTTGCTGACCGTATTCAAGAAATTCATATTAAAGTGATTCATATCTTGATTCAGTTAATCGAAAAATACATGGCTGAATAAGCCTGTTCATCAGTATTGTAAGTAGCGAGTAGTTGTATGTGTGAGTTATTAGGAATGAGTGCCAATGTTCCTACTGATATTTGCTTTTCTTTTACCGGTTTGGTGCAGCGCGGCGGAGTGACTGGCCCGCATGTGGATGGCTGGGGCATTACCTTTTATGAGGGTAAGGGCTGTCGTAGTTTTAAAGATCCTGCGCCTAGCTGTAAATCAAAAATTGCCGAATTAGTGCAGGCATTTCCGATTAAAAGCCAAGCTGTGGTGGGGCATATTCGCCAAGCCAACCGTGGGTGTGTGTCCTTAGAGAATACTCACCCTTTTACTCGCGAGCTGTGGGGACAAAACTGGACCTATGCTCACAATGGGCAATTAAAAGGATACAAGCAGCTTGATACTGGCTTCTTTAGGCCAATTGGCGCAACCGATAGCGAGCGTGCTTTTTGTTGGATCCTCGAACAGCTACGTATTAAGTACCCACGTAAACCTGCTAACATGAAAGCCATGTTTAAATTTGTGGCGAGCCTAGCCGATCAGCTACGTGCAAAAGGGGTATTTAATATGCTGCTGAGCAATGGCGAGTTTGTGATGGCTTATTGTTCAACTAACCTGCATTGGATTACTCGCCGTGCTCCTTTCGGAGAGGCTCAGCTGGCCGATGCCGATGTTACTATCGACTTTTATAAAGAAACTACGCCAAATGATGTAGTGACAATGATTGCAACTCAGCCTTTAACCAATAACGAACAATGGCAAAAAATTGCTAGCGGCGCTTATGTATTGTTTAAAGACGGTGAAGTGCAATAAAGCTTTATAAGCTAATTAAGCTTTAAGCTAAAACAAATAGAAAAAAGCGCCTTTAGGCGCTTTTTTTATGAGTTAGCGTAACCGCTACTTGGGAGTATCTTGTCATCGAGTAGGGCGCTGTCATTTTCCATGTTCAAGCGTCCTTCAATAAACCAGTTTACTACCAAGGGGTAAATGGCGTGCTCTTGTACTTGCACTCTGGCGGCCAAAGCGTCGGCATCATCTTCACTAAACACTGGAACTTTGGCCTGTAAAATAACCGGGCCTCCATCAAGCTCTGGTGTTACAAAGTGAATACTGCAACCGTGTTCTTGGTCTTTTGCTTCAATGGCGCGTTGGTGAGTATTTAAACCCTGATACTTAGGCAGCAATGAGGGATGAATGTTTAGCATCTTGCCGCTAAAACGTTCCACAAATGCTTGGCTAAGAATACGCATGAAGCCAGCCATAACAATTAAGTCAGCATTATGCTGTTCAATTACCTCGGCTAAAGCCAGATCATAGCTTTCGCGATCGCTATATTCTTTAGGGTTTACAACTACCGTGTTAATAGCTGCCTGCTTAGCGCGCTCAAGGCCATAAGCATCGGCCTTGTTACTCACTACTGCAGAAATAGAGGCGTTAATACGCCCCTCTTCGCAGGCATCAATAATGGCTTGCAGGTTAGTCCCTGAACCTGAAATCAGTACAACAATGTTGCGTGCCATTACTTACCCTATTTAAATTCTACTTGGCCTTCGCCTTCAGCTACATCTTCAATGTGGCCAATTTTCCAAGCTGTTTCGCCGTGTTCTGCTAATAAAGCAAGAGCGGCTTCTACTTCAGCTTCTGGTAGCGCGATAACCATGCCAACACCACAGTTGAAAGTGCGGTACATTTCTTCGCGAGCAACGTTACCGTTTTCTTGTAACCAGTTGAATACTTCTGGCCACTGCCAGCTGTTTTCATCAACCACTGCTTTAGCGCCAGCAGGTAATACGCGAGGGATGTTTTCCCAGAAACCACCACCAGTGATATGTGATAAAGCATGTACTTCACATTGCTTAAGCAGCGCTAATACAGATTTAACGTAAATCTTGGTAGGCGTTAATAGGGTTTCACCTAAAGTACTTTCACCTAGTACTTGTTTAGGATCGGCGTTAGATACTTCTAGAATCTTGCGAATTAGCGAGTAACCGTTTGAGTGAGGACCGCTAGAAGCTAGTGCGATTAGTGCGTCACCGCTAGCCACTTTAGTGCCATCAATAATTTCTGACTTTTCAACAACACCCACACAGAAGCCTGCGATGTCATAGTCGTCGCCATGGTACATGCCTGGCATTTCTGCAGTTTCACCACCAATTAAGGCACAGCCAGATTGCTCACAACCTTGACCAATACCCTTTACAACGTCTGCTGCGGTATCAACTTCAAGTTTGCCGGTTGCGTAGTAGTCTAAGAAAAATAGAGGCTCAGCACCTTGAACAATAAGGTCATTTACACACATTGCGACTAAGTCGATACCAACGGTGTCGTGCTTTTCCAAATCTAGCGCTAAACGTAATTTAGTACCCACACCGTCGGTGCCAGCAACTAATACAGGCTCTTTATAACCAGTTGGCAATTGACACAATGCACCAAAGCCTCCTAGTCCACCCATTACTTCTGGGCGCTGGGTACGTTTACTAACACTTTTAATACGTTCTACTAATGCATTACCAGCTTCGATATCAACGCCAGCATCTTTATAACTCAGAGGGGTGTTTTGTTTGGTCACGGGATTACCTTGCAACGAACATGGAAAAAAAATTCGCGACATTTTAGCAGTGTTAGCGGTTCGGTAACAGTAATAAACGATAACTAAGACATTTTGTTGATATTTGCTAACATATCTCCATTGAGCCTGATTTAAACTAGCGGCTCACAATTCGGTAAATCAAAGGAATAGAGATGAAAGTTGTTGAAGTAAAGCATCCTTTAGTTCGTCATAAAATTGGCCTAATGCGCGAAGCAGACATTAGCACAAAGCGTTTTCGTGAATTAGCACGCGAAGTATCCGCATTACTTACCTACGAAGCGACAGCCAACTTAGAAATTGAAGAAGTGACTATTGCCGGTTGGAATGGCCCAGTGAAGGTTGAACAAATTAAAGGTAAAAAGGCTACGGTTGTGCCTATTTTGCGCGCGGGCCTTGGCATGATGGACGGTGTGTTAGAACATATGCCTTCAGCAAAAACCAGTGTAGTGGGCATTTACCGGGATGAAGAGACTTTAGAGCCGGTTCCGTATTTCCATAAATTGGTTGGTCAAATTGATGAGCGTTTAGCCCTTGTGGTTGACCCAATGCTGGCCACTGGCGGTTCTATGATTGCCACTATCGACTTACTTAAAGAGCAAGGCTGTAAAGACATCGTGGTACTCGTATTGGTCGCTGCGCCAGAAGGTTTAAAAGCCTTGGAAGCTGCACACCCTGATTTGGTCTTGTATACTGCGTCAATTGATGAAAAGCTAAATGAGCAAGGTTATATCCTTCCTGGTTTAGGTGATGCCGGCGATAAGATTTTTGGTACTAAGTAGTACATCAAAAATATTGAATTGAATCTCTAGGAGAGCGTAGTGATTAAAAAGTGGTTGTTGGTACTTAGTTTGGCAGTTGTGATTTGGCCGGTTCAAGCATCCTCGCAAGAGGAACTTTACCGAATTGAAGCACAAGCCACAGGCGATACCCAACAAGATCAACAACAGGCTTTTGAGTTATTAGTGCTGCGCTTAACCGGTGAGCAAGCCAGCAATACTAATCCCCTGGTAGCTAAAGCAAGAGCCAATATAAACCCTTATATTCAGCAATTTGCTTATCGCGATGATGCTATCTCAGTATTGTTTAACGAAGCTAAAGTTAATCAGCTACTGATGCAGGCCCAGCTACGTTTATGGGGCAAGCAGCGTCCAGACATCATATTGTGGTACGCCAACGAGCAGAATTTTAACCGTGAATTGTTGGCCGATAGTGCTCAGCAGGACTGGTTAGTTAAAGGGCGTGAGCAAGCTCAGCTTTTGGGTTTGCCAGTGCGTCTGCCAGTTATGGATTTAGAAGATAGCATGGCTGTAAGTGTTAATGATGTGTGGGGCGGCTTTGATGGGCCTTTGTACGCCGCTAGCGAGCGTTATTCGGTGCCACTGGTGCTTAGCTTTCGTCAGTATCCACAAGGGCAAAATTGGCAGATCCAATGGCGATTGCTAGACAGCGCTAGCCAAACTCAACTAGATAGCGGCCAAGTTCAAGCTTCCTTAGAGGAAATTAGTGCAGAGGCGATGAGCGCCGTAAGCGCTAGCTTGGCTGAGCGCTATGGTGTTGTGCTTGGCGAAAATGCCGACGAGGCAATGTTAGTGAGTTTTGCCAATATTACCAGCATGAACAAATATGTTGAGTTAGAACGCTTTCTAAACCAGCAACCTAGCGTGGCAAGAGTGACTTTACATAATGTAAAACAAGATACGTTCACCTTTGAGGTGCAATTGCTTAGCCCGTGGGAAGACCTTAAATCTTCACTTGATATCGCTCCGCGGTTGCAAGCGGATGAAACACGTACAAAGTACTACTATTACCAGTAGCAAATATTTTTCATCTTAATAGCGAGCTGGTACAATGCCCCTAGTTTTGTATCAGCTTTGATTTGTCACTTTGAGTTTTTCCCCGCAATTATCACTTCCTGTACTGCTACCTGACGATGAAACCTTGGTAAGTTTTTACCCGGGCGATAATCAACAGTTATTAAGTGCACTGCGTAATCTTGCTTTAGATAAAGGCGAGAGGATGCTTTATTTGTGGGGCAGTGAGGGATCGGGTAGAACCCATTTGTTGCATGCCAGCTGTACCGAAATGGCCGATGTTGGCGCGGCTAGCGCTTACTTACCCTTAGAGATGCACGCCGCAATGTCTCCTAAAATGCTCGAAGG
The Agarivorans aestuarii DNA segment above includes these coding regions:
- the fadE gene encoding acyl-CoA dehydrogenase FadE; its protein translation is MQSYLPLFAAIGGLLLMGGLAYFRASLLAFSLVLTASLVAYSFVSPFSELFWLAYLLIVGGLNFKPLRQQLISKPLFKIFKKIMPEMSRTEKEAIDAGTTWWEGELFRGAPDWKKLHSYPAPRLSAEEQAFLDGPVEQVCAMTKDWEITHELADLPEEIWDFLKEHKFFAMIIKKKYGGLEFSAYAQSCVLQKLASISAVLSSTVGVPNSLGPGELLQHYGTKEQQDHYLPRLAEGKEIPCFALTSPEAGSDAGSIPDAGVVCMGEWQGEQVLGMKITWNKRYITLAPVATILGLAFKLSDPDKLIGEQEELGITCALIPTDIEGVEVGRRHFPLNVPFMNGPTRANELFVPIEFIIGGKAMAGQGWRMLVECLSVGRGITLPSSATGGIKNAALATGAYARIRRQFKLPIGKMEGVEEPLARLAGNAYMMGAASDLTVTAIDLGEKPSVISAIVKYHLTHRGQRASIDAMDVVGGKGICLGPKNFLARSYQGAPIAITVEGANILTRSMIIYGQGAIRCHPYVLSEMEAAQHPDFSQGLKQFDKALFSHLGFATSNFVRSFWFGLTSNSLISTPYSDQTAPYYKQLTRFSSNLALLSDVAMGTLGGNLKRKERVSARLGDMLSQLYLSSATLKRFDDDGRKQEDLPLLHWSMQDSLFQLQNALDELLLNFPNKWVGKAMRLVMFPLGKPFHAPSDVLDHKLARILQEPSETRNRVGQGRFDSRVEGNVYGELEQTLEDVLACEALYDKVCKALGEKRPFTQLDKLADEGIKLGAINADEAALMHRTEQGRLAAINVDDFDHQQLENRPSLPKTGAADLDSVA
- the lpcA gene encoding D-sedoheptulose 7-phosphate isomerase gives rise to the protein MKNLIVEELQEAVTVLNAFIADEKNIDAIEQAARLLADSFKQQGKVLSCGNGGSHCDAMHFAEELTGRYRENRPAYPAIAISDPSHLSCVSNDYGYEYVFSRYIEGLGQAGDVLFGISTSGNSGNIIKAIEAAKAKGMKVIILSGKDGGKMAGQADVEIRVPHFGFADRIQEIHIKVIHILIQLIEKYMAE
- a CDS encoding class II glutamine amidotransferase, which codes for MCELLGMSANVPTDICFSFTGLVQRGGVTGPHVDGWGITFYEGKGCRSFKDPAPSCKSKIAELVQAFPIKSQAVVGHIRQANRGCVSLENTHPFTRELWGQNWTYAHNGQLKGYKQLDTGFFRPIGATDSERAFCWILEQLRIKYPRKPANMKAMFKFVASLADQLRAKGVFNMLLSNGEFVMAYCSTNLHWITRRAPFGEAQLADADVTIDFYKETTPNDVVTMIATQPLTNNEQWQKIASGAYVLFKDGEVQ
- the purN gene encoding phosphoribosylglycinamide formyltransferase, producing MARNIVVLISGSGTNLQAIIDACEEGRINASISAVVSNKADAYGLERAKQAAINTVVVNPKEYSDRESYDLALAEVIEQHNADLIVMAGFMRILSQAFVERFSGKMLNIHPSLLPKYQGLNTHQRAIEAKDQEHGCSIHFVTPELDGGPVILQAKVPVFSEDDADALAARVQVQEHAIYPLVVNWFIEGRLNMENDSALLDDKILPSSGYANS
- the purM gene encoding phosphoribosylformylglycinamidine cyclo-ligase is translated as MTKQNTPLSYKDAGVDIEAGNALVERIKSVSKRTQRPEVMGGLGGFGALCQLPTGYKEPVLVAGTDGVGTKLRLALDLEKHDTVGIDLVAMCVNDLIVQGAEPLFFLDYYATGKLEVDTAADVVKGIGQGCEQSGCALIGGETAEMPGMYHGDDYDIAGFCVGVVEKSEIIDGTKVASGDALIALASSGPHSNGYSLIRKILEVSNADPKQVLGESTLGETLLTPTKIYVKSVLALLKQCEVHALSHITGGGFWENIPRVLPAGAKAVVDENSWQWPEVFNWLQENGNVAREEMYRTFNCGVGMVIALPEAEVEAALALLAEHGETAWKIGHIEDVAEGEGQVEFK
- the upp gene encoding uracil phosphoribosyltransferase is translated as MKVVEVKHPLVRHKIGLMREADISTKRFRELAREVSALLTYEATANLEIEEVTIAGWNGPVKVEQIKGKKATVVPILRAGLGMMDGVLEHMPSAKTSVVGIYRDEETLEPVPYFHKLVGQIDERLALVVDPMLATGGSMIATIDLLKEQGCKDIVVLVLVAAPEGLKALEAAHPDLVLYTASIDEKLNEQGYILPGLGDAGDKIFGTK
- a CDS encoding DUF2066 domain-containing protein; translation: MIKKWLLVLSLAVVIWPVQASSQEELYRIEAQATGDTQQDQQQAFELLVLRLTGEQASNTNPLVAKARANINPYIQQFAYRDDAISVLFNEAKVNQLLMQAQLRLWGKQRPDIILWYANEQNFNRELLADSAQQDWLVKGREQAQLLGLPVRLPVMDLEDSMAVSVNDVWGGFDGPLYAASERYSVPLVLSFRQYPQGQNWQIQWRLLDSASQTQLDSGQVQASLEEISAEAMSAVSASLAERYGVVLGENADEAMLVSFANITSMNKYVELERFLNQQPSVARVTLHNVKQDTFTFEVQLLSPWEDLKSSLDIAPRLQADETRTKYYYYQ